The Phycisphaerales bacterium genome includes a region encoding these proteins:
- a CDS encoding DUF502 domain-containing protein yields the protein MLRSHFKTLLSGIVALLPLAVTVAVLLWVGAAVHRLVGPQSYAGKFLSSIGLAVATDVFVGYLIGILAALMLAYAIGLVVKSRFRRQLKNATDKTLRRIPVIGPIYDLSSCFVGLLEPREESALRAMSPVWCFFGGEGGVVVLALMPAPEPIELNGQPYVAILVPTAPVPFGGGLLYVPASWVKPAGFGMDRLTSVYVSMGVVPPTAMGAASA from the coding sequence ATGTTGCGTTCGCACTTCAAGACACTGCTGTCGGGAATCGTGGCGCTTCTGCCGCTGGCAGTTACGGTGGCCGTGCTCCTCTGGGTCGGTGCGGCGGTGCATCGGCTCGTGGGCCCACAGAGCTATGCCGGCAAGTTCCTGTCGTCGATCGGGCTCGCCGTCGCGACCGACGTGTTCGTGGGCTACTTGATCGGCATACTGGCCGCCCTGATGCTCGCGTACGCGATCGGCCTCGTGGTCAAGTCGCGCTTCCGCCGCCAGCTCAAGAACGCCACTGACAAGACGCTTCGCCGGATACCGGTGATCGGCCCAATCTACGATCTGTCCAGTTGCTTTGTCGGCCTGCTCGAACCGCGGGAGGAGTCGGCGCTGCGTGCGATGAGTCCCGTCTGGTGCTTCTTCGGAGGTGAGGGCGGGGTGGTGGTTCTCGCACTCATGCCGGCTCCGGAGCCCATCGAACTGAACGGGCAGCCGTACGTCGCCATACTGGTTCCGACCGCACCGGTGCCGTTTGGTGGCGGCCTGCTGTACGTGCCGGCGAGCTGGGTGAAGCCGGCCGGGTTCGGGATGGATCGCCTGACAAGCGTGTACGTGTCCATGGGCGTGGTACCGCCAACGGCGATGGGCGCGGCGTCAGCATGA
- a CDS encoding helix-turn-helix transcriptional regulator, producing the protein MATKSQHATSYRSLPAFLRTLREEAGLTQRALGKRLRKPQSYVYNCETANRRVDVTEFLAWVKACRTDPLLALDRFIRRRF; encoded by the coding sequence ATGGCCACGAAGTCCCAGCACGCCACCTCTTACCGCTCGCTGCCCGCGTTCCTGCGAACGCTGCGGGAAGAGGCGGGCCTGACGCAGCGCGCGCTGGGCAAGCGGCTCCGCAAGCCGCAGAGCTACGTCTACAATTGCGAAACCGCCAATCGGCGGGTCGACGTGACCGAGTTCCTCGCCTGGGTCAAGGCGTGCCGGACCGATCCTCTACTCGCCCTCGACCGCTTCATCCGCCGGCGTTTCTGA
- a CDS encoding DUF2924 domain-containing protein has product MAAKNDAADLANEIDALRRMTVRELRRRHVELFGEETRAGNRQYLFRRIAWRLQALAEGDLTERARRRAQELARDADLRRRPPRELAMPPAPGDLKTVTGQIAMSRDDRLPMPGQTLTRPYKGHLYEVKVLTNGFEYDGRAYRSLSAVAHAITGSHWNGYHFFNIQKPEEA; this is encoded by the coding sequence ATGGCCGCGAAGAACGACGCCGCCGACCTGGCGAACGAGATCGACGCCCTGCGGCGGATGACGGTGAGGGAGCTGCGCCGGCGGCACGTCGAGCTGTTCGGTGAAGAAACGCGGGCGGGCAACCGCCAGTACCTGTTTCGCCGGATCGCGTGGCGGCTGCAAGCCTTGGCGGAAGGCGATCTGACTGAGCGTGCGCGCCGGCGGGCGCAAGAGCTCGCCCGGGACGCGGATCTGCGCCGCCGGCCGCCGCGCGAGTTGGCGATGCCGCCGGCGCCGGGCGACCTGAAGACGGTGACGGGGCAGATCGCGATGTCGCGCGACGATCGCCTGCCGATGCCAGGCCAGACGCTCACGCGCCCGTACAAGGGACACCTGTACGAGGTGAAGGTGCTGACGAACGGCTTCGAGTATGACGGCCGGGCGTACCGCTCGCTCAGCGCGGTCGCCCACGCGATCACGGGCTCGCACTGGAACGGCTACCACTTCTTCAACATCCAGAAACCGGAGGAGGCGTGA
- a CDS encoding helix-turn-helix domain-containing protein, which yields MELRSFIRERRQAAAVSLRALAQAVGCDVAYLSRVETGKIAPSDEILGKLAAALVCDDAELRLLAGRLPDQLREALAKRPHAAAIALREQLGWAADNAIAIVRPPTVRAGQPRAIDDGFPFEEVSDIAEAESWRKEVYRPVYHLHKWWAQRLGSVFRAAILAAALPRGESVLDWFYRPTRLDGLTVFDPFMGSGTTIGEAHKLGCTAIGRDINPVAYRLVRTALGPIDREQLARHFDCLSRSVAPKLQRLYRSTDRRGQPCDVLYYFWVKVLDCPACAAAVDLFPRYVFTRHAMSRTAPVHCLCPDCGAVFAIGAQDQRARCPKCKGGFDPLAGPARRTTAVCRACTHEFPLAATARAAGRPPAHRLYAKLVLRQNGEKEYLPATPDDLAAYERASAQLRSSGLPIPRVPIEAGYNTKQILNYGYRYWHELFNDRQLLALGTLAQGIRELPAGAERDVLALLFSGVLEFNNMFASYKGEGTGAVRHMFSHHVLKPERMPIEANVWGTPASSGAFSTLYRSRVLRAIHYREAPFEVAVAHDGRAARGSKVFRLSPPMGGRVYDRWPSAGLPPGALYLACGDSAQTDLPDASVDLVVTDPPFFDNVHYSELADFFHVWQETLFDRRGGKTNGTTRAVAEVQDTDPAAFATKLRAVFTECCRVLRDDGRLVFSYHHSREEGWTALAGAIAGAGFALIQSQPVKSEMSVAAPKSQAKEPIDLDVLLVCVKRGRDARQRAKPAAALAAAQRSTAASVARFNSAGRRLSRGDVRIVLLSQLLVDLSAGRDARDLEDSFAVLVSDAQAVIETVWESQAVDTKPAASSRQEGRQLALFSDPEQP from the coding sequence ATGGAACTCAGATCCTTCATCCGCGAACGACGGCAGGCCGCGGCGGTATCGCTCCGCGCCCTGGCCCAGGCGGTCGGCTGCGACGTGGCGTACCTGTCGCGCGTGGAGACGGGTAAGATCGCACCGTCGGACGAGATTCTGGGCAAACTCGCCGCCGCCTTGGTGTGCGACGACGCCGAGCTTCGGCTGCTGGCGGGCCGGTTGCCCGACCAGCTTCGGGAGGCGCTGGCGAAGCGGCCACACGCCGCCGCGATCGCGCTGCGCGAGCAGCTCGGCTGGGCGGCGGACAATGCCATCGCGATCGTGCGACCCCCGACGGTGAGGGCCGGCCAGCCCCGGGCGATCGACGACGGCTTCCCGTTCGAGGAAGTCAGCGACATCGCCGAAGCCGAAAGCTGGCGCAAGGAGGTATACCGGCCGGTCTACCACCTGCACAAGTGGTGGGCCCAGCGACTGGGATCGGTGTTTCGAGCGGCAATCCTCGCCGCGGCTTTGCCACGCGGCGAGTCGGTGCTGGATTGGTTCTACCGCCCGACACGGCTCGACGGTCTGACCGTCTTCGACCCCTTCATGGGGAGCGGCACCACGATCGGCGAGGCGCACAAGCTTGGATGCACGGCGATCGGCCGCGACATCAACCCCGTCGCCTACCGTCTGGTGCGTACGGCGCTGGGACCGATCGACCGGGAGCAGCTCGCCCGGCACTTCGACTGCCTCAGTCGATCGGTCGCTCCGAAGCTGCAACGGCTGTATCGCAGCACCGATCGACGCGGTCAGCCGTGCGACGTGCTGTACTACTTCTGGGTCAAGGTGCTGGACTGCCCGGCATGCGCGGCAGCCGTGGATCTGTTTCCGCGGTACGTGTTTACACGACATGCCATGTCACGCACCGCGCCGGTGCATTGCCTGTGCCCAGACTGCGGCGCGGTGTTCGCGATCGGGGCACAAGATCAGCGGGCACGCTGCCCGAAGTGCAAGGGGGGGTTCGACCCACTCGCCGGCCCCGCGCGCCGCACGACCGCGGTTTGCCGAGCCTGCACGCACGAGTTTCCTCTGGCCGCCACGGCGCGGGCGGCAGGACGCCCTCCCGCACATCGGCTCTACGCGAAGCTCGTCTTGCGGCAGAACGGCGAAAAGGAGTACCTGCCAGCCACGCCCGACGACCTTGCGGCTTACGAGCGTGCGTCCGCGCAACTGCGTTCGTCGGGCCTGCCGATCCCGCGCGTGCCGATCGAAGCGGGCTACAACACCAAGCAGATTCTCAACTACGGATATCGCTACTGGCACGAGCTGTTCAACGATCGGCAGCTCCTGGCGCTGGGCACACTGGCCCAAGGCATCCGCGAGTTGCCGGCGGGGGCGGAACGCGACGTGCTGGCGCTCCTGTTCTCCGGCGTGCTCGAGTTCAACAACATGTTCGCCTCCTACAAGGGCGAGGGGACGGGTGCGGTTCGGCACATGTTCTCGCACCATGTTCTCAAGCCGGAGCGCATGCCGATCGAGGCGAACGTCTGGGGCACCCCGGCCAGTTCGGGAGCGTTCTCGACGCTGTATCGTTCCCGGGTGCTGCGAGCGATCCACTACCGCGAGGCGCCGTTCGAGGTCGCGGTGGCGCACGACGGCCGTGCCGCGCGAGGCTCGAAGGTCTTCCGCCTCAGTCCACCCATGGGCGGGCGCGTGTATGACCGCTGGCCGTCGGCCGGCTTGCCGCCGGGCGCTCTCTATCTCGCTTGTGGCGACTCCGCGCAGACCGACTTGCCGGATGCGAGTGTTGACCTCGTCGTGACCGACCCGCCCTTTTTCGACAATGTGCACTACTCGGAGCTGGCTGACTTCTTCCATGTGTGGCAGGAGACGCTGTTCGATCGGCGCGGGGGCAAGACGAACGGCACGACGCGCGCCGTGGCGGAAGTGCAGGACACCGACCCGGCCGCCTTCGCGACCAAGCTGCGGGCCGTCTTTACGGAGTGCTGCCGCGTGCTGCGCGACGATGGGCGACTCGTGTTCAGCTACCACCACTCGCGGGAAGAGGGGTGGACCGCACTGGCCGGCGCGATTGCCGGCGCCGGCTTCGCGCTGATCCAGAGCCAACCGGTGAAGTCCGAGATGTCGGTGGCCGCGCCGAAGAGTCAGGCGAAGGAGCCGATCGATCTCGACGTGCTGCTGGTGTGCGTAAAACGAGGTCGGGACGCGCGCCAGCGAGCCAAGCCGGCCGCGGCACTTGCCGCCGCACAACGCAGCACCGCCGCGAGCGTCGCGCGGTTCAATAGCGCAGGACGGCGGCTCTCGCGGGGAGACGTGCGCATTGTCCTGCTGAGCCAACTGCTGGTCGATCTGTCGGCGGGCCGGGATGCACGGGATTTGGAGGACAGCTTCGCAGTCCTCGTTTCCGACGCGCAGGCGGTCATCGAGACGGTCTGGGAGTCGCAGGCTGTGGACACGAAACCCGCCGCCTCGTCTCGACAAGAAGGCCGGCAACTCGCGTTGTTCAGCGATCCCGAGCAGCCGTAG
- a CDS encoding exopolysaccharide biosynthesis protein, translated as MSDPLLPRATPVAESAPESSRTLRLSEELARLVHVFAERPVTLREVVEVLQGRGYTLLLILLALPFCTPIPLPGLSTPFGLVIALIGFRLALRQKPWLPARLSDTALPPRFFAKLLAAGQRIVRFLEWGLRPRWTILVDQGVLHHAYGAMVLVSGLLLLLPLPIPFSNFLPAIVVVLTAAALLERDGYCAVAALVAFALTLAFFGALAWGGTQGVGWGVDQLQGWFGGD; from the coding sequence TTGAGCGATCCGCTCTTGCCGCGTGCGACGCCTGTGGCGGAGAGTGCGCCCGAGTCGTCCCGCACTCTGCGGCTGTCAGAGGAGTTGGCGCGTCTGGTCCACGTGTTCGCCGAGCGCCCGGTGACGCTGCGCGAGGTGGTGGAGGTACTCCAGGGGCGGGGCTACACGCTGCTGCTGATCTTGCTGGCGTTGCCGTTCTGCACGCCCATCCCCCTGCCGGGGCTCTCCACGCCGTTCGGGCTGGTGATCGCGCTGATCGGCTTCCGTCTCGCACTGCGGCAGAAGCCCTGGCTGCCGGCGAGGTTGTCAGACACGGCGCTGCCGCCCCGGTTCTTCGCGAAGCTCCTCGCTGCCGGCCAGCGTATTGTCCGCTTCCTGGAGTGGGGCCTGCGCCCGCGCTGGACGATTCTGGTGGATCAGGGCGTACTCCACCATGCCTACGGCGCGATGGTCCTGGTGTCGGGGCTTCTGCTGCTGCTGCCGTTGCCCATTCCGTTCTCGAACTTCCTGCCGGCGATTGTGGTCGTGTTGACGGCAGCGGCCCTTCTTGAACGCGACGGCTACTGCGCCGTCGCCGCCCTGGTGGCCTTCGCCCTGACCCTTGCCTTCTTCGGCGCGCTGGCTTGGGGGGGCACGCAGGGCGTCGGCTGGGGCGTGGATCAGCTTCAGGGATGGTTTGGCGGCGATTGA
- a CDS encoding nucleotidyl transferase AbiEii/AbiGii toxin family protein has product MKDKGVTNMAASVRRRLLNLSQGRGADYNALLTQYAIERFLYRLSKSTLADRFVLKGAMLFRVWAADLHRPTKDLDLLGFGDPTPDAVATAVRQIIATVVPDDGLQFDPASVTAAEIREEQEYGGIRAKLVAMLGDARIHMQVDVGFGDAILPQPKVEPFPTLLDQEAPKLRMYPPEAVIAEKLEAIVKLGMANSRMKDYYDLLAILRLFDPDSYALAKAIAATFQRRKTLVPDRAPTGLSDEFVRDPIAQRRWPEFLRRLRIEDAPADLGEVVNTIWTRVELAMIKANALTLGK; this is encoded by the coding sequence GTGAAGGACAAGGGCGTCACAAACATGGCGGCGTCCGTCCGCCGGCGTCTGCTCAACCTGAGTCAGGGCCGCGGCGCTGATTACAACGCGCTGCTCACGCAGTACGCGATCGAGCGTTTCCTGTACCGCCTGTCCAAGTCCACGCTCGCCGATCGCTTCGTGCTCAAGGGCGCCATGCTGTTTCGCGTGTGGGCGGCAGACCTGCACCGGCCGACCAAGGACCTCGACCTGCTCGGGTTCGGCGACCCCACTCCCGACGCCGTCGCCACTGCGGTGCGGCAGATCATCGCCACGGTCGTTCCGGACGACGGCCTGCAGTTCGATCCGGCTTCGGTCACGGCAGCGGAAATCCGCGAAGAGCAGGAATACGGCGGCATTCGCGCCAAGCTCGTCGCGATGCTCGGCGACGCCCGCATACACATGCAGGTCGACGTCGGGTTCGGCGACGCTATTCTGCCGCAGCCAAAGGTCGAGCCGTTTCCGACGCTGCTCGACCAGGAGGCACCGAAGCTGCGGATGTATCCGCCAGAGGCGGTGATCGCGGAGAAGCTCGAGGCAATCGTGAAGCTCGGCATGGCCAACAGCCGCATGAAGGACTACTACGACCTGCTGGCAATCCTCCGGCTGTTCGACCCCGACAGCTACGCACTCGCGAAGGCGATCGCCGCCACATTTCAACGGCGGAAGACGCTCGTGCCGGATCGCGCTCCGACGGGACTCTCCGACGAGTTCGTGCGTGATCCGATCGCACAACGGCGCTGGCCAGAGTTTCTGCGGCGGCTGAGAATCGAAGACGCGCCTGCGGACCTGGGGGAGGTCGTGAACACAATCTGGACACGGGTAGAGTTGGCGATGATCAAAGCCAACGCGCTGACGCTCGGAAAGTGA
- a CDS encoding HlyC/CorC family transporter: MTVFVAAVALALGVSFVCSLMEAALLSLTPSQVADLSARHARIGSIWRGFKNNIERPIAVILILNTAAHTIGASVAGAQFDELFGDQWIWLFSLLFTFAMLQYTEILPKTLGVHFNQTVAVWIARPLVLAIRLFTPVIHVLHLLNRPFEGRRTNKRAPATLEEITSLAMMARLAEHIGPRQERIINRATKLSQTSVQQVMIPLEQVSMLSTAQSLHQALVTAHIDAHTRFPVCEGDDRSRVIGYVNFKEMIYYMSTNPSDPSLKGIIRPVHFVEPESSASDLLNTFIDQHEHMAIARDAQGRCLGLITLEDLIEELVGELEDEFDRLPRHIHALSGGTWMFGGGVPAREVTVKLGAPAVAAIGTLAAWLERELGQPPRPGQVLRHEGVEFVVRRVRRGRVFEASATTKLSD; encoded by the coding sequence GTGACCGTCTTCGTTGCTGCCGTCGCACTTGCGCTCGGCGTATCGTTTGTCTGCTCACTCATGGAAGCGGCGCTGCTGAGCCTGACGCCCAGCCAGGTGGCGGATCTGTCGGCTCGTCATGCCAGAATCGGATCGATCTGGCGCGGCTTCAAGAACAACATCGAACGCCCAATCGCCGTGATCCTGATCCTGAATACGGCCGCGCACACGATCGGCGCGTCGGTTGCCGGGGCTCAGTTCGACGAGCTCTTCGGTGACCAGTGGATCTGGCTGTTTTCGCTGCTGTTCACGTTCGCCATGCTCCAGTACACGGAGATTCTGCCCAAGACTCTCGGCGTGCACTTCAACCAGACGGTAGCGGTATGGATCGCCCGGCCGCTGGTCTTGGCCATCCGCTTATTCACGCCGGTGATTCACGTCCTCCACCTGCTCAACCGCCCGTTCGAGGGGCGACGCACGAACAAACGGGCTCCCGCAACGCTGGAGGAGATCACGTCGCTGGCGATGATGGCGCGGCTCGCCGAGCACATCGGGCCGCGCCAGGAGCGCATCATCAACCGAGCGACCAAGCTGTCTCAGACCAGCGTTCAGCAGGTCATGATCCCACTTGAGCAGGTCTCGATGCTCTCCACGGCTCAATCGTTGCACCAAGCGCTCGTCACCGCCCACATCGACGCCCACACGCGCTTCCCGGTCTGCGAGGGCGACGACCGCAGTCGCGTCATCGGCTATGTGAACTTCAAGGAGATGATCTACTACATGAGCACGAATCCGAGCGATCCGAGCCTGAAGGGGATCATCCGCCCGGTGCACTTCGTTGAGCCGGAGAGCTCTGCCTCAGACCTGCTCAACACATTCATCGATCAGCACGAACACATGGCGATCGCTCGTGACGCCCAGGGGCGGTGCCTCGGGTTGATCACACTGGAAGACCTGATCGAGGAACTGGTGGGCGAACTGGAGGACGAGTTCGACCGGCTGCCGCGCCACATCCACGCTCTCAGCGGCGGCACCTGGATGTTTGGCGGCGGCGTGCCGGCGCGTGAAGTAACCGTGAAGCTCGGGGCTCCCGCGGTAGCCGCGATCGGGACGCTCGCGGCGTGGCTGGAGCGGGAACTCGGCCAGCCCCCCAGACCCGGACAGGTGCTGCGGCATGAAGGAGTGGAGTTCGTGGTGCGACGTGTGAGACGCGGGCGGGTCTTCGAGGCCTCGGCGACGACGAAGTTGAGCGACTGA
- a CDS encoding transposase gives MLTLTNEQLDWLADRIPDRPKSPKGGRPVADKRRTLRGIFWMLDNGAKWKDLPREFGARATVHRWFQRLDARRAL, from the coding sequence ATGTTGACACTCACGAATGAGCAATTGGATTGGCTGGCGGACAGGATTCCGGATCGGCCGAAGAGTCCGAAGGGCGGACGGCCCGTCGCGGACAAGCGGCGGACGCTGCGCGGCATCTTCTGGATGCTGGACAACGGCGCGAAGTGGAAGGACCTGCCGCGCGAGTTCGGCGCGCGGGCCACGGTGCACCGTTGGTTCCAGCGGCTGGACGCGCGAAGGGCTCTTTGA
- a CDS encoding HAD-IC family P-type ATPase — protein sequence MSPAERLASRIAEAQRPGDVPWHAWDGRDVLAALDANEDGLTVAEAGARLSRHGPNVLPRAKPDGPLTLLWRQINNPLIWVLIASGAVAVAADWHGEGLKNGLVILAVVILNSIIGFVQEYRAGRAIEALTRMMPESITARRAGRRIAVSVADLVPGDVIFVGSGDRVPADARLLHARGLHVEEAALTGESVPTQKTPEATPESAVLGDRLGMLYAGTLVTAGVGTAVVVGTGAATELGRISELLDQVTDLETPLTKALKSIGLWISVGIVVVAVVILAVGVARTVAETGVDLLTALRQTVIFAIALAVGAIPEGLPAIVTIALAIGVHRMSRRRAIVRLLPAVETLGSTTVICSDKTGTLTRNEMTVRSVWTSDGAAFDVEGVGYEPQGAFVRNGEPVAAPPPDVAHLLRAAALCSDASLAQHDGRWTIAGDPTEGALIVAARKVGDHEDALRAHYPRRDAIPFESERQYMATLHPNGDGGWMIVKGAPEVVLERCAGEAPEGGRRQLAALAGAGLRVLAVAERTGLIAERIDEHDVRDLRLLGLIGMIDPPRQEAIDAIAACRRAGIRVKMITGDHQATAAVIGRQLGLIDEGGNAVLGAALGAMDETELRRAAREESVFARVAPEHKLRLVRALQAEGEVVAMTGDGVNDAPALKQANIGVAMGVTGTSVAKEAAAVVLTDDNFASIAAAVEEGRRVYDNLVKSLAFVLPTNIGLALILVAAVAAFPFNAATGELLLPMLPVQLLWINLVAAVALALPLAFEAREPDVMSRPPRPPRAPILSRFIVYRTFMVAALMTIGALTVFLLLRRGLAEASPARAQTGAVTAVIFFQILYLLDCRSLRDSLLRIGLFSNPVLFIGVAVVLVLQALFVYLPPMQRLFGTAPLTPFDLLLCATVGAAAMPLIAIEKRLRRRTRPTAAGP from the coding sequence ATGTCCCCCGCCGAACGGCTCGCCTCCCGCATCGCCGAGGCGCAGCGGCCCGGCGACGTTCCCTGGCACGCTTGGGACGGCCGCGACGTCCTCGCCGCCCTTGACGCGAATGAGGACGGTCTGACCGTCGCCGAGGCGGGCGCGCGCCTGAGCAGGCACGGTCCGAACGTGCTCCCGCGTGCGAAGCCGGATGGCCCGCTCACGCTCCTCTGGCGGCAGATCAACAACCCCCTGATCTGGGTGCTCATCGCCTCCGGCGCGGTGGCCGTGGCGGCCGACTGGCACGGCGAGGGACTCAAGAACGGCCTCGTCATCCTCGCGGTTGTCATCCTCAACTCGATCATCGGCTTTGTGCAGGAGTACCGCGCCGGCCGCGCGATCGAAGCGCTCACGCGCATGATGCCGGAATCGATCACCGCGCGCCGCGCGGGACGCCGCATCGCCGTGTCGGTGGCCGATCTTGTTCCAGGCGACGTGATCTTCGTCGGCTCCGGCGACCGCGTGCCGGCCGACGCCCGGCTGCTGCACGCCCGCGGGCTCCACGTAGAGGAGGCCGCCCTCACCGGTGAGTCGGTCCCGACGCAGAAAACGCCGGAGGCAACGCCGGAGTCCGCCGTCCTCGGTGACCGCCTCGGCATGCTCTATGCCGGCACGCTCGTCACCGCGGGCGTCGGTACGGCCGTCGTCGTGGGGACCGGCGCCGCCACGGAGCTGGGGCGCATCTCGGAGTTGCTCGACCAGGTAACGGACCTCGAAACGCCGCTGACGAAGGCGCTGAAGTCCATTGGCCTGTGGATCAGCGTCGGCATCGTCGTCGTGGCCGTCGTGATCCTGGCGGTCGGCGTCGCGCGAACCGTGGCGGAGACCGGCGTCGATCTTCTGACGGCCCTCCGCCAGACCGTGATCTTCGCCATCGCGCTCGCGGTTGGCGCGATTCCAGAGGGCCTGCCCGCGATCGTCACGATCGCGCTGGCGATCGGCGTGCACCGCATGTCGCGGCGCCGCGCGATCGTGCGGCTGCTGCCGGCGGTGGAGACGCTGGGCTCCACCACGGTCATCTGCTCCGACAAGACCGGTACGTTGACCCGCAACGAGATGACGGTCCGCAGCGTGTGGACGTCCGACGGCGCCGCGTTCGACGTCGAAGGCGTCGGTTACGAGCCGCAGGGCGCGTTTGTCCGCAACGGGGAGCCTGTCGCGGCACCGCCGCCCGACGTCGCCCATCTGCTGCGGGCGGCCGCGCTGTGCAGCGACGCTTCGCTGGCGCAGCATGACGGCCGCTGGACGATCGCCGGCGATCCGACGGAAGGAGCGCTCATCGTCGCGGCGCGCAAGGTCGGCGATCATGAGGATGCGCTGCGCGCGCACTACCCGCGCCGCGATGCGATCCCGTTCGAATCCGAGCGGCAGTACATGGCCACGCTGCACCCCAACGGCGACGGCGGCTGGATGATCGTGAAGGGCGCGCCGGAAGTCGTGCTGGAACGCTGCGCCGGCGAGGCGCCCGAAGGCGGCCGCCGCCAGCTCGCCGCGCTCGCCGGCGCCGGGCTGCGGGTGCTCGCCGTCGCCGAGCGCACGGGCCTGATCGCCGAGCGGATTGACGAGCACGATGTGCGGGACCTGCGTCTGCTCGGCCTGATCGGCATGATCGACCCTCCGCGGCAGGAGGCGATCGACGCCATCGCCGCCTGCCGCCGCGCCGGCATCCGCGTGAAGATGATCACCGGCGACCATCAGGCGACGGCCGCCGTCATCGGGCGGCAGCTCGGGCTGATCGATGAAGGCGGCAACGCCGTGCTGGGCGCGGCGCTCGGCGCGATGGACGAAACGGAGCTTCGCCGCGCCGCGCGCGAGGAGAGTGTATTCGCCCGTGTCGCGCCCGAGCACAAGCTGCGGCTGGTGCGCGCGCTGCAGGCCGAGGGCGAGGTGGTCGCCATGACGGGCGATGGCGTGAACGACGCGCCGGCCCTCAAGCAGGCCAACATCGGCGTCGCGATGGGCGTCACCGGAACATCGGTCGCCAAGGAGGCCGCGGCCGTCGTGCTGACCGACGACAACTTCGCCTCCATCGCGGCCGCGGTGGAGGAAGGCCGCCGCGTCTACGACAACCTGGTGAAGTCGCTGGCGTTTGTGCTGCCGACCAATATCGGCCTGGCCCTGATCCTGGTGGCGGCGGTGGCGGCCTTTCCGTTCAACGCCGCCACCGGCGAGCTGCTGCTGCCGATGTTGCCGGTGCAGTTGCTTTGGATCAATCTTGTCGCGGCGGTGGCGCTCGCGCTGCCGCTGGCGTTCGAAGCCCGCGAGCCGGACGTGATGTCGCGGCCGCCGCGGCCGCCGCGGGCGCCGATTCTCAGCCGCTTCATCGTCTACCGCACGTTCATGGTTGCGGCGCTGATGACGATCGGCGCGCTCACCGTCTTCCTGCTGCTTCGCCGCGGCCTTGCGGAGGCGAGTCCGGCGCGGGCCCAGACCGGCGCCGTCACGGCGGTGATCTTCTTTCAGATCCTCTACCTGCTCGACTGCCGGTCGCTGCGCGACTCGCTGTTGCGCATCGGGCTCTTCAGCAATCCGGTGCTCTTCATCGGAGTCGCCGTCGTACTGGTGCTGCAGGCGCTGTTCGTCTACCTGCCGCCGATGCAGCGGCTGTTCGGGACGGCGCCGCTGACGCCGTTCGACCTGCTGCTCTGCGCCACGGTCGGCGCGGCTGCGATGCCGCTGATCGCGATCGAGAAGCGGCTCCGCCGCCGCACGCGTCCGACGGCCGCCGGTCCGTGA
- a CDS encoding type IV toxin-antitoxin system AbiEi family antitoxin domain-containing protein, with the protein MAIAPQAERLLRHAREYGFVRPRDLDRLRVPRTILKRLVDTGLLVRRSRGVYTVPEYEPTEHTDLAAVAKRAPKAIVCLLSALRFHELTTQNPFEIWIMIGQTAWRPQIEHPPVRVIRASGAGLTEGVDVHEIEGVDVCITAPAKTVADCFKYRRQVGTDVAIEALRDCWRQRKATMDEIYRFAKIDRVANIMRPYMESLA; encoded by the coding sequence ATGGCGATCGCACCACAGGCAGAACGGCTGCTTCGCCACGCTCGCGAATACGGGTTCGTCCGCCCGCGCGACCTGGACCGGCTGCGCGTGCCGCGCACCATACTGAAACGTCTGGTCGACACCGGGCTGCTGGTACGTCGATCGCGCGGCGTGTACACGGTGCCGGAGTACGAGCCGACCGAGCACACGGATCTGGCCGCGGTCGCAAAGCGGGCGCCGAAGGCGATCGTCTGCCTGCTGTCGGCGCTGCGGTTTCACGAGCTCACGACGCAAAACCCGTTCGAGATCTGGATCATGATCGGCCAAACGGCCTGGCGTCCGCAGATCGAACATCCGCCGGTGCGTGTGATTCGTGCCTCGGGCGCCGGGCTCACCGAGGGTGTCGATGTCCATGAGATCGAGGGAGTCGACGTGTGCATCACCGCGCCGGCCAAGACGGTTGCCGACTGCTTCAAGTACCGCAGGCAGGTCGGGACCGACGTCGCCATCGAGGCGCTGCGCGACTGCTGGCGCCAGCGCAAGGCGACGATGGACGAAATCTACCGCTTCGCGAAAATCGACCGGGTAGCAAACATCATGCGACCGTACATGGAGTCGCTCGCGTGA